Proteins co-encoded in one Patescibacteria group bacterium genomic window:
- a CDS encoding ParA family protein: MAKIISLVNQKGGVGKSTTAVNLAGYLASLGRYVLLVDIDPQANASSGIGINPQKISSSLYHALIGKVSPEDVIRKTNLLGYDVLPASPDLAGATIDLVGMDNREFKLYEVLRRVRTDYDYILIDCPPSLGLLTVNGLVAADEVIIPVQCEYYALEGLGQLLKTIELVQENLESPLKIKGALLTMYDRRNRLSRQVRKEMERNFNDHVFESIIPRCVKLAEAPSFGQSIFQYAPNSRGAKAYQNLAKEIISLEK; encoded by the coding sequence ATGGCGAAGATTATAAGTTTAGTCAATCAAAAAGGCGGGGTTGGGAAGTCAACTACGGCTGTAAATTTGGCTGGATACTTGGCGTCTTTGGGGCGTTATGTTCTTTTGGTTGATATTGACCCTCAAGCCAACGCCTCGTCAGGAATTGGAATTAATCCGCAAAAAATTTCCAGCAGTTTGTATCATGCTTTAATCGGAAAGGTTTCGCCGGAAGATGTTATTCGCAAGACCAATCTTTTGGGATATGATGTTTTGCCCGCTTCTCCAGATTTGGCTGGAGCGACGATAGATTTAGTTGGGATGGACAACAGGGAGTTCAAACTTTACGAGGTTTTGCGCCGCGTTAGGACTGATTACGACTATATTTTGATTGACTGCCCGCCAAGTTTAGGTCTTTTGACGGTCAATGGATTGGTCGCGGCTGACGAGGTGATTATTCCTGTTCAATGTGAGTATTACGCCTTGGAAGGTTTAGGGCAATTACTTAAAACGATTGAGTTGGTTCAGGAGAATTTAGAAAGCCCGTTGAAAATAAAAGGCGCTTTACTGACGATGTATGACCGCCGCAACCGCCTTTCGCGACAAGTCCGCAAAGAGATGGAAAGAAATTTTAATGACCATGTTTTTGAGTCAATTATTCCGCGCTGCGTCAAATTAGCGGAAGCGCCAAGTTTTGGGCAGTCAATTTTTCAATATGCTCCTAATTCCAGGGGCGCCAAGGCCTATCAAAATTTAGCCAAGGAAATAATTAGTTTGGAGAAATAA
- a CDS encoding S-adenosylmethionine decarboxylase, protein MKDGNHLILDLKNCEKIEKLSSKKFVENFIFELVKIAEMKAIIKPKVLYYEHEEKEESGVTGFVIIADSHVSIHTYPFKESLYLDLFSCKKFNSRKIVNLVQKTFEPKKLTKKLIKR, encoded by the coding sequence ATGAAAGACGGGAATCACTTAATCCTTGATTTGAAAAATTGCGAAAAGATAGAAAAGCTTTCAAGTAAAAAATTCGTAGAGAACTTTATTTTTGAATTGGTAAAAATCGCGGAGATGAAAGCGATCATCAAACCGAAAGTGCTGTATTATGAACACGAAGAAAAAGAAGAAAGCGGAGTCACCGGATTTGTCATAATCGCCGACAGCCATGTGAGCATCCACACTTATCCCTTCAAAGAATCCTTGTATCTTGACTTATTTTCCTGCAAAAAATTCAATTCTCGGAAAATAGTCAATCTCGTTCAAAAAACTTTTGAACCAAAAAAATTAACCAAAAAACTAATTAAAAGATAG
- a CDS encoding TatD family hydrolase — translation MKEPILFDTHSHINFNAYKDDGEAVIGRALEAGVWMINAGAQYSTSRRAIEYAEKHKEGVYAAVGLHPSHVAEVFDAGKYGELLKNPKVVAVGEIGLEYGDGISQEAKDKQKEVLAQQVELAQQAGKPIIFHCRKAYDDLIELLEMFSFGCAHCPHSCSPKLRGVIHCFMGRLPQAEKFLEMGFHLGFNGIITYARDYDKMIKKIPLEKILLETDCPYLSPVPHRKERNEPLYVKYVAEKLAEIKGVSFEEIAAQTTKNARELFGV, via the coding sequence ATGAAAGAACCAATTTTGTTTGATACGCATTCGCACATAAATTTTAACGCCTATAAAGACGACGGAGAGGCGGTTATCGGACGAGCTTTGGAGGCGGGGGTTTGGATGATTAACGCGGGGGCGCAGTATAGCACGAGCCGTCGGGCGATTGAATACGCGGAGAAACACAAAGAAGGGGTTTACGCCGCGGTTGGGCTTCACCCAAGTCATGTCGCGGAGGTTTTTGACGCAGGGAAGTATGGGGAATTATTGAAAAATCCAAAAGTGGTAGCGGTGGGCGAGATTGGTTTGGAATATGGCGATGGCATTAGCCAGGAAGCGAAAGACAAACAGAAAGAGGTCTTGGCGCAGCAGGTAGAATTAGCGCAGCAAGCGGGTAAACCCATAATTTTTCATTGCCGAAAGGCGTATGACGACTTGATTGAATTGTTGGAAATGTTTAGTTTTGGATGCGCTCATTGTCCTCATTCTTGTTCGCCAAAATTGCGGGGAGTTATTCATTGCTTTATGGGACGATTGCCGCAAGCGGAAAAGTTTTTGGAAATGGGTTTTCATTTGGGCTTTAACGGAATTATCACCTACGCGCGGGATTATGATAAAATGATAAAAAAAATACCTTTGGAAAAGATATTATTAGAAACGGACTGCCCATATTTATCCCCTGTCCCGCATCGCAAAGAAAGAAATGAGCCGCTTTATGTCAAATATGTGGCGGAAAAATTGGCGGAAATAAAAGGCGTCAGTTTTGAAGAAATAGCCGCGCAAACAACAAAAAACGCGAGAGAATTATTCGGGGTGTAA
- a CDS encoding response regulator, whose translation MSEKRKIIVVDDNIDLGKITKEILSRIGGYFVIYCDSAASALSKIQYEFIPNLVITDLQMPIMNGLELTAILKEKIPDLPVIILTGRPGLVPKDSPADLVIEKPYLVEQLLEKVKKLI comes from the coding sequence ATGAGCGAAAAAAGAAAAATTATAGTGGTAGATGACAATATCGATTTAGGAAAAATAACAAAAGAAATACTAAGTCGCATTGGAGGATACTTTGTAATATATTGCGACAGCGCGGCAAGCGCTTTATCAAAAATTCAATACGAGTTCATTCCTAATCTGGTCATTACTGACCTTCAAATGCCAATTATGAATGGATTAGAATTAACAGCAATACTAAAAGAAAAAATTCCTGATTTGCCAGTAATCATTTTAACTGGCAGACCTGGTTTAGTTCCAAAAGATAGTCCCGCTGATCTGGTCATAGAAAAACCATATCTCGTGGAACAACTTTTAGAAAAAGTTAAAAAACTAATATAA
- a CDS encoding threonylcarbamoyl-AMP synthase — protein MKVIKFNLNDFEMDVVYEAVKVLRRGGCIVYPTDTVYALGVNALDALCVERLFKIKNGSRLKPIPIMVRDIETAKKFAYIDKKTEKILGDIWPGAAMAILTRKGIIPDTLVANKKTVGIRIPDCSFAQILAENFEEPITISSTKINREPPLIYSRDVMKAFEKSYLRPNLFLDAGDLQNSQSSTILDLTSAKPKITHIGPISKKDLMEMLG, from the coding sequence ATGAAAGTTATAAAATTCAATTTGAATGATTTTGAAATGGATGTCGTTTATGAAGCGGTCAAGGTTTTGCGGCGTGGCGGGTGCATTGTCTATCCGACTGATACAGTTTACGCCTTAGGGGTTAACGCTTTGGACGCTCTTTGCGTTGAGCGGCTTTTTAAAATTAAAAATGGTTCGCGGTTGAAGCCAATTCCAATTATGGTTCGCGATATTGAGACGGCAAAAAAATTCGCTTACATTGATAAAAAAACGGAAAAAATTCTTGGGGATATTTGGCCCGGAGCAGCGATGGCGATTTTAACAAGAAAGGGAATTATTCCCGATACTTTAGTGGCTAATAAAAAAACAGTCGGAATCAGAATTCCCGACTGCTCCTTCGCGCAAATTCTCGCCGAGAATTTTGAAGAACCAATTACTATCTCTTCAACTAAAATTAACAGAGAACCGCCTTTGATTTATTCCAGAGATGTCATGAAAGCGTTTGAAAAGTCATATCTCCGCCCCAATCTCTTTTTGGACGCAGGTGATTTGCAAAACAGCCAATCCTCAACCATCTTAGACCTAACCTCTGCCAAGCCAAAAATCACGCACATCGGGCCCATTAGCAAAAAGGATTTGATGGAGATGTTGGGATAA
- the leuS gene encoding leucine--tRNA ligase — translation MEKYNPNKIEGKWRKRWAAVRLYQSRLKEKRYVLDMFPYPSGSGLHMGHVESYTATDIYARFSRMRGYNVLYPQGWDAFGLPAENYAIKMGIHPAETVKKAISVFKRQINSLGFSYDWEREINSSEAEYYKWTQWFFLLFYKNGLAYKKKARVNWCEKCQTVLANEQAEGGKCERCESPVIQKDLEQWFFKITDFIEDQNYKGRKIKGLISGLDDVDWPESTKQIQKNWIGRSEGAAVKFSLKSEKFGLEKGIGIYTTRADTLFGCSYFVLSPEHPLVGEFRESIRNWSEVEKYRIKARKKTELERTDLAKEKTGVKLDGVLAVNPVNGGEIPVFIADYVLADYGTGAVMAVPAHDQRDWEFATKYKLPLVEVLKGGDVGKEAFVGDGPHINSSFLDELNKEKATEKIVDWLEKKKLGGRTVNYKLRDWLVSRQRYWGAPIPIIYCEKCGAVPVPEKDLPVKLPRDVDFMPTGESPLKYAKKFQNVKCPKCGAAAKRESDTMDTFVCSSWYYLRYADPKNSKEFAGKKALKKWLPVDIYVGGAEHSVLHLLYARFFAKVLQKYGLVDFNEPFLKLRHQGTILAEDGTKMSKSKGNVVNPDKIVAEYGADILRLYEMFMGPLEDAKPWNTKGIMGVKRFLEKVWRRGNKIDNIKDNNLEKLLHKTIKKVTEDIEEFKFNTAISQMMIFANEAEKSGSVSLEVWKKFLLLLSPFAPHIAEELWERLSNKKSIFLEKWPSYDAEIIQEKNVKIIIQINGKMRDIIEVEAGISEKEIEKLALSREKIQKWTDGEKPKKVIYIPERLVNLVM, via the coding sequence ATGGAGAAATATAATCCAAATAAAATTGAGGGGAAGTGGCGGAAGAGATGGGCGGCTGTTCGGCTTTACCAAAGCCGACTGAAGGAGAAGAGGTATGTTTTGGATATGTTCCCTTATCCTTCGGGGAGCGGGTTGCATATGGGGCATGTGGAATCGTATACGGCGACGGATATTTACGCGCGTTTTTCAAGGATGCGAGGGTATAATGTTTTGTATCCGCAGGGGTGGGACGCTTTTGGTTTGCCGGCGGAAAATTACGCGATTAAGATGGGAATTCATCCGGCTGAGACCGTTAAAAAAGCGATAAGCGTTTTTAAGCGGCAGATAAATTCACTTGGTTTTTCTTACGATTGGGAAAGAGAGATTAATTCGTCGGAGGCGGAATATTATAAATGGACGCAGTGGTTTTTTCTTCTTTTTTATAAAAACGGGCTGGCTTACAAAAAGAAAGCGAGAGTTAATTGGTGCGAGAAATGTCAGACGGTCTTGGCGAATGAGCAGGCGGAAGGGGGGAAATGCGAAAGGTGCGAGAGTCCTGTGATTCAAAAGGATTTGGAGCAATGGTTTTTTAAGATAACAGACTTTATTGAAGACCAAAATTATAAGGGGAGGAAAATAAAAGGTTTAATCAGCGGGTTGGATGATGTTGATTGGCCCGAGTCAACCAAGCAAATACAAAAAAACTGGATTGGCAGGTCAGAAGGGGCGGCGGTTAAATTTTCATTGAAGAGTGAAAAATTTGGCCTTGAAAAAGGAATTGGGATATACACGACTCGCGCCGACACTCTTTTCGGTTGTTCGTATTTCGTCCTTTCTCCAGAGCATCCATTGGTTGGAGAATTTAGGGAGTCAATTAGAAATTGGAGCGAGGTTGAGAAATATAGAATTAAGGCGCGAAAAAAAACCGAATTGGAAAGGACTGATTTGGCGAAGGAAAAAACGGGCGTCAAATTAGACGGCGTTTTAGCGGTTAATCCCGTCAACGGTGGGGAAATTCCTGTCTTTATCGCCGATTATGTTTTGGCTGATTACGGGACGGGCGCGGTGATGGCGGTTCCAGCGCATGACCAAAGGGATTGGGAGTTCGCGACAAAATATAAATTGCCGCTCGTTGAAGTTCTTAAGGGGGGCGATGTTGGAAAAGAAGCGTTTGTCGGCGATGGTCCGCATATTAATTCCTCCTTTTTAGATGAGTTGAACAAAGAGAAGGCGACGGAAAAAATAGTTGATTGGCTGGAAAAGAAGAAATTGGGCGGGCGAACTGTTAACTACAAATTAAGAGATTGGCTAGTGAGTCGCCAAAGATATTGGGGGGCGCCTATTCCCATTATTTACTGCGAAAAATGCGGGGCGGTTCCTGTTCCCGAGAAGGATTTACCCGTGAAGTTGCCAAGAGATGTTGATTTTATGCCGACTGGCGAATCGCCTCTTAAATACGCGAAGAAATTTCAAAATGTAAAATGCCCTAAATGCGGGGCGGCGGCGAAAAGGGAGTCGGACACAATGGATACTTTTGTTTGTTCGTCTTGGTATTATTTAAGATACGCTGACCCCAAAAACAGCAAAGAGTTCGCGGGGAAAAAGGCGCTAAAAAAATGGTTGCCCGTTGATATTTATGTTGGCGGAGCGGAGCATTCTGTTTTGCATCTTTTATACGCGAGATTTTTTGCGAAGGTTTTGCAAAAATATGGTTTGGTTGATTTTAATGAGCCGTTTTTGAAGTTGAGGCATCAAGGGACGATTCTCGCCGAAGACGGGACTAAAATGAGCAAGTCAAAGGGGAATGTCGTTAATCCCGATAAGATTGTCGCTGAATATGGCGCTGATATTTTGCGTCTTTACGAAATGTTTATGGGGCCTCTTGAAGACGCTAAGCCGTGGAATACAAAAGGGATTATGGGCGTAAAAAGGTTTTTGGAAAAGGTTTGGCGAAGAGGGAACAAGATAGATAATATAAAAGATAATAATTTGGAAAAACTTTTGCACAAAACAATTAAAAAAGTGACAGAAGATATTGAGGAATTCAAATTTAATACGGCGATCAGTCAGATGATGATTTTCGCCAACGAAGCGGAAAAAAGCGGTAGTGTTTCTTTGGAGGTTTGGAAAAAGTTTTTGCTTTTGCTTTCTCCTTTCGCGCCGCATATCGCGGAGGAATTGTGGGAAAGGTTGAGTAATAAAAAGAGTATCTTTTTAGAGAAATGGCCGTCTTATGACGCTGAAATTATTCAAGAAAAAAATGTTAAGATTATTATTCAAATTAACGGAAAAATGAGAGATATTATAGAAGTTGAAGCGGGAATTTCCGAAAAGGAAATTGAAAAATTGGCTTTGTCGCGGGAGAAAATACAAAAGTGGACCGATGGCGAGAAACCCAAAAAAGTTATTTATATTCCAGAAAGGTTGGTCAATTTGGTTATGTAA